In Silene latifolia isolate original U9 population chromosome X, ASM4854445v1, whole genome shotgun sequence, the following proteins share a genomic window:
- the LOC141622456 gene encoding cystinosin homolog, translating to MGKEWNSIPMEITYELFGWIAFFSWSISFYPQIILNFQRKSVVGLNFDFVVMNLTKHSTYLIYNATLYFSSAVQKQYRDKYGQLHMIPVAANDVAFSVHAVLMTLVTLFQIFIYERGSQKISRVSFGIVFVAWCAAAVCIFIALPSHSWLWLISVFNTIQVSMTVVKYIPQAFMNFYRKSTEGFSIGNILLDFLGGVTNYGQMAVQSIDQGSWVNFYGNIGKTLLSLVSIFFDLLFMIQHYVLYRGKKPSFLPSKLDETSKESLLQTSNQTPGDHLA from the exons ATGGGAAAAGAATGGAATTCAATTCCAATGGAGATCACATATGAATTATTTGGATGGATTGCTTTCTTTTCTTGGTCTATCAGTTTTTATCCTCAAATCATCTTGAATTTCCAACGCAAAAG TGTGGTGGGATTGAATTTTGATTTTGTGGTGATGAATTTGACAAAACATAGCACATATTTGATATATAATGCAACTTTGTACTTTAGTTCTGCTGTTCAGAAGCAGTACCGTGATAAGTACGGCC AATTGCATATGATACCTGTTGCTGCTAATGATGTTGCCTTTTCAGTTCATGCTGTATTAATGACTCTGGTCACATTGTTCCAAATCTTTATTTATGAA CGTGGAAGCCAGAAGATCTCAAGGGTTTCTTTCGGAATTGTTTTTGTTGCATGGTGTGCTGCAGCAGTTTGTATTTTTATTGCTTTACCAAGCCACTCTTGGCTTTGGCTGATCTCTGTTTTCAA CACTATTCAAGTCTCGATGACTGTCGTCAAATATATTCCCCAG GCATTCATGAACTTCTACCGCAAAAGCACTGAAGGGTTTAGCATAGGAAACATTTTACTGGACTTTCTCGGAGGAGTGACAAATTACGGACAAATGGCTGTGCAGTCTATTGATCAAG GTTCTTGGGTTAACTTCTATGGAAACATCGGAAAAACCTTATTATCTCTT GTTTCCATATTTTTTGATCTTCTATTTATGATACAACATTATGTCTTATACCGTGGCAAGAagccttcttttcttccttcaaaGCTCGACGAGACAAGTAAAGAGTCGTTATTACAAACCTCTAATCAAACACCAGGAGACCACCTTGCCTAA
- the LOC141622458 gene encoding peptidyl serine alpha-galactosyltransferase-like isoform X2: protein MVIRGPILPWELGAEKGRPVAQYYGYLIGCDNILADLHTKNPGLCDKVGGLLVFHIDDLRAMAPFWLSKSEEVREDRAHWATNITGDIYGTGWISEMYGYSFAAAEVGLRHKITDDLMIYPGYIPRDGVEPILMHYGLPFNVGNWSFSKLDHHENGIVYDCGRLFPEPPYPREVKAMESDPSKRRGLMLSIECINMLNEGLLIHHSAGGCPKIKWNRYLSFLKSRTFAELTRPKSPGKIRWLDRNGREMETVSDSEKPFPKIHTVFSAECTPYFDWQTIGLMHSFRLSGQPGNITRLLSCTDEELKIYEGHDLAPTHYVPSMSIHPLTGDRYPAINKPAGVLHWIHHADIDAEYIIILDADMIMRGSITPWEFKAARGRPVAAPYSYLIGCDNILAKLHTRNPEACDKVGGVIIMHIDDLRKFAMYWLLKSEEVRADKEHYATNITGDIYQSGWISEMYGYSFGAAEINLRHRIDGSIMTYPGSAPEPGVKYRVLHYGLEFRVGNWSFDKAKWRDVDVVNKCWATFPDPPDPSTLVKTDDISFHRDMLSIECVRTLNEALYLHHKSRNCLDPNQQKTPDEMAVNKETVHRKFRNMIENDTTESFGSFRTWVVILWAVSFLGFFILVKVVFCDGKKRRSKSKHHKSKRRPSYSKLFDSNPEIY, encoded by the exons ATGGTCATTCGAGGTCCAATTCTCCCTTGGGAATTAGGTGCAGAGAAAGGCAGACCTGTTGCTCAATATTATGG GTATTTAATTGGATGTGACAATATCCTTGCTGATTTGCATACGAAGAATCCAGGGTTATGTGACAAAGTGGGAGGCTTACTGGTTTTCCATATAGATGATCTCAGAGCAATGGCCCCTTTTTGGTTGTCAAAAAGTGAAGAAGTGCGAGAAGATAGGGCACATTGGGCCACTAATATAACTGGTGATATTTATGGAACAGGATGGATTAGTGAAATGTATGGATACTCATTTGCTGCGGCAGAA GTTGGACTTCGTCATAAAATTACTGATGACTTAATGATCTACCCTGGCTATATTCCAAGAGATGGCGTTGAGCCAATTCTCATGCATTATGGGTTGCCATTCAATGTCGGAAACTGGTCTTTCTCCAAACTTGATCACCATGAAAATGGAATTGTTTATGACTGCGGACGACTCTTTCCGGAACCTCCATATCCTAGAGAG GTGAAAGCAATGGAGAGTGATCCAAGCAAAAGGCGGGGCCTAATGCTGAGCATCGAATGTATTAATATGCTTAACGAGGGATTACTGATTCACCACTCAGCTGGAGGATGCCCTAAGATAAAATggaatagatatttgagtttcctGAAGAGCAGGACATTTGCCGAACTGACCCGGCCAAAAAGTCCTGGTAAAATCAGATGGTTAGATAGGAATGGTAGGGAGATGGAGACTGTTTCTGATTCGGAGAAACCTTTTCCAAAAATCCACACGGTTTTTTCTGCTGAATGTACCCCATATTTTGACTGGCAGACAATAGGTCTTATGCACAGTTTTCGTCTGAGTGGCCAGCCTGGAAACATAACTAGGCTCCTTAGCTGTACTGATGAAGAGTTGAAAATATACGAGGGCCATGATTTGGCGCCCACTCATTATGTTCCTTCTATGAGTATCCATCCATTGACGGGTGACCG GTACCCTGCAATCAATAAACCAGCTGGAGTACTACATTGGATTCATCATGCTGATATAGATGCAGAATACATTATTATTTTGGATGCTGATATGATTATGAGGGGATCAATCACACCATGGGAATTCAAAGCTGCCCGTGGTCGACCAGTCGCAGCTCCATATAG TTACCTAATTGGCTGTGACAATATACTCGCAAAACTTCATACCCGCAATCCTGAAGCTTGTGACAAGGTTGGAGGTgtaataatcatgcacatagatgATCTCCGAAAATTTGCTATGTATTGGCTGCTTAAAAGCGAGGAGGTGCGAGCTGATAAAGAACATTATGCCACAAATATTACCGGAGACATCTATCAGTCAGGATGGATCAGTGAGATGTATGGATACTCTTTTGGGGCAGCTGAG ATAAATTTACGGCATCGGATAGATGGCTCAATAATGACGTACCCAGGAAGCGCACCTGAACCTGGCGTAAAGTACCGAGTACTTCACTATGGTTTAGAATTCAGGGTTGGAAATTGGAGTTTCGACAAGGCTAAATGGAGGGATGTTGACGTGGTCAACAAATGTTGGGCTACGTTCCCTGACCCTCCTGACCCATCAACTCTTGTTAAAACCGATGATATCTCGTTTCATCGGGATATGCTCAGCATAGAATGCGTTAGAACATTGAATGAAGCTCTTTATCTGCATCATAAGAGCAGAAACTGCCTAGACCCAAATCAGCAGAAAACTCCAGATGAGATGGCTGTTAACAAGGAAACGGTTCATAGAAAATTTCGGAATATGATTGAGAATGACACCACAGAGTCATTCGGGTCTTTCAGGACATGGGTGGTTATACTATGGGCAGTCTCTTTTCTCGGCTTTTTTATATTGGTGAAAGTAGTATTTTGTGATGGTAAGAAACGGAGGTCGAAGAGTAAGCATCATAAGAGCAAGCGAAGGCCGTCATACTCGAAATTGTTTGATTCCAACCCTGAGATATACTGA
- the LOC141622458 gene encoding peptidyl serine alpha-galactosyltransferase-like isoform X1, with protein sequence MHKMVVISRVIWLILVVFLIIESGSGSGLTEVGTRRIHTLFSTECNNYFDWQTVGLMHSYRKSGHPGPITRLLSCTDEEKKGYKGFDLAPTMDVPSMSRHPRTGDWYPAINKPVGVLHWLKHSEDAKNVDWVVILDADMVIRGPILPWELGAEKGRPVAQYYGYLIGCDNILADLHTKNPGLCDKVGGLLVFHIDDLRAMAPFWLSKSEEVREDRAHWATNITGDIYGTGWISEMYGYSFAAAEVGLRHKITDDLMIYPGYIPRDGVEPILMHYGLPFNVGNWSFSKLDHHENGIVYDCGRLFPEPPYPREVKAMESDPSKRRGLMLSIECINMLNEGLLIHHSAGGCPKIKWNRYLSFLKSRTFAELTRPKSPGKIRWLDRNGREMETVSDSEKPFPKIHTVFSAECTPYFDWQTIGLMHSFRLSGQPGNITRLLSCTDEELKIYEGHDLAPTHYVPSMSIHPLTGDRYPAINKPAGVLHWIHHADIDAEYIIILDADMIMRGSITPWEFKAARGRPVAAPYSYLIGCDNILAKLHTRNPEACDKVGGVIIMHIDDLRKFAMYWLLKSEEVRADKEHYATNITGDIYQSGWISEMYGYSFGAAEINLRHRIDGSIMTYPGSAPEPGVKYRVLHYGLEFRVGNWSFDKAKWRDVDVVNKCWATFPDPPDPSTLVKTDDISFHRDMLSIECVRTLNEALYLHHKSRNCLDPNQQKTPDEMAVNKETVHRKFRNMIENDTTESFGSFRTWVVILWAVSFLGFFILVKVVFCDGKKRRSKSKHHKSKRRPSYSKLFDSNPEIY encoded by the exons ATGCACAAAATGGTAGTCATTTCAAGGGTAATTTGGCTGATTTTAGtagtttttttaataattgaGTCGGGTTCGGGTTCAGGATTGACTGAGGTGGGTACAAGGAGGATCCACACACTGTTTTCAACAGAATGTAATAACTACTTTGATTGGCAGACTGTTGGGCTCATGCATAGTTATAGGAAATCGGGTCACCCGGGTCCGATAACCCGGTTACTGAGCTGTACTGATGAAGAGAAAAAAGGGTATAAAGGGTTTGACTTGGCTCCTACCATGGATGTGCCTTCTATGAGTAGGCATCCCAGAACTGGTGACTG GTATCCGGCTATTAACAAGCCAGTCGGGGTGTTACACTGGCTCAAGCATAGCGAGGATGCCAAGAATGTTGATTGGGTTGTAATTTTAGATGCTGATATGGTCATTCGAGGTCCAATTCTCCCTTGGGAATTAGGTGCAGAGAAAGGCAGACCTGTTGCTCAATATTATGG GTATTTAATTGGATGTGACAATATCCTTGCTGATTTGCATACGAAGAATCCAGGGTTATGTGACAAAGTGGGAGGCTTACTGGTTTTCCATATAGATGATCTCAGAGCAATGGCCCCTTTTTGGTTGTCAAAAAGTGAAGAAGTGCGAGAAGATAGGGCACATTGGGCCACTAATATAACTGGTGATATTTATGGAACAGGATGGATTAGTGAAATGTATGGATACTCATTTGCTGCGGCAGAA GTTGGACTTCGTCATAAAATTACTGATGACTTAATGATCTACCCTGGCTATATTCCAAGAGATGGCGTTGAGCCAATTCTCATGCATTATGGGTTGCCATTCAATGTCGGAAACTGGTCTTTCTCCAAACTTGATCACCATGAAAATGGAATTGTTTATGACTGCGGACGACTCTTTCCGGAACCTCCATATCCTAGAGAG GTGAAAGCAATGGAGAGTGATCCAAGCAAAAGGCGGGGCCTAATGCTGAGCATCGAATGTATTAATATGCTTAACGAGGGATTACTGATTCACCACTCAGCTGGAGGATGCCCTAAGATAAAATggaatagatatttgagtttcctGAAGAGCAGGACATTTGCCGAACTGACCCGGCCAAAAAGTCCTGGTAAAATCAGATGGTTAGATAGGAATGGTAGGGAGATGGAGACTGTTTCTGATTCGGAGAAACCTTTTCCAAAAATCCACACGGTTTTTTCTGCTGAATGTACCCCATATTTTGACTGGCAGACAATAGGTCTTATGCACAGTTTTCGTCTGAGTGGCCAGCCTGGAAACATAACTAGGCTCCTTAGCTGTACTGATGAAGAGTTGAAAATATACGAGGGCCATGATTTGGCGCCCACTCATTATGTTCCTTCTATGAGTATCCATCCATTGACGGGTGACCG GTACCCTGCAATCAATAAACCAGCTGGAGTACTACATTGGATTCATCATGCTGATATAGATGCAGAATACATTATTATTTTGGATGCTGATATGATTATGAGGGGATCAATCACACCATGGGAATTCAAAGCTGCCCGTGGTCGACCAGTCGCAGCTCCATATAG TTACCTAATTGGCTGTGACAATATACTCGCAAAACTTCATACCCGCAATCCTGAAGCTTGTGACAAGGTTGGAGGTgtaataatcatgcacatagatgATCTCCGAAAATTTGCTATGTATTGGCTGCTTAAAAGCGAGGAGGTGCGAGCTGATAAAGAACATTATGCCACAAATATTACCGGAGACATCTATCAGTCAGGATGGATCAGTGAGATGTATGGATACTCTTTTGGGGCAGCTGAG ATAAATTTACGGCATCGGATAGATGGCTCAATAATGACGTACCCAGGAAGCGCACCTGAACCTGGCGTAAAGTACCGAGTACTTCACTATGGTTTAGAATTCAGGGTTGGAAATTGGAGTTTCGACAAGGCTAAATGGAGGGATGTTGACGTGGTCAACAAATGTTGGGCTACGTTCCCTGACCCTCCTGACCCATCAACTCTTGTTAAAACCGATGATATCTCGTTTCATCGGGATATGCTCAGCATAGAATGCGTTAGAACATTGAATGAAGCTCTTTATCTGCATCATAAGAGCAGAAACTGCCTAGACCCAAATCAGCAGAAAACTCCAGATGAGATGGCTGTTAACAAGGAAACGGTTCATAGAAAATTTCGGAATATGATTGAGAATGACACCACAGAGTCATTCGGGTCTTTCAGGACATGGGTGGTTATACTATGGGCAGTCTCTTTTCTCGGCTTTTTTATATTGGTGAAAGTAGTATTTTGTGATGGTAAGAAACGGAGGTCGAAGAGTAAGCATCATAAGAGCAAGCGAAGGCCGTCATACTCGAAATTGTTTGATTCCAACCCTGAGATATACTGA
- the LOC141622459 gene encoding uncharacterized protein LOC141622459: MDDPKTPQQPPQQQQQPPQLPPQQQPQQQLPPQQLHVFRQFQQQQKAAVMARFPSNIDAHLLPLGSNRPLLIPPNPNPSPNFTPPPPPPPPQPHLLKLKVNSSPQSPSSHPIHPPLDVWRLQSNLKRPFDVPLSDKVADDAVFTVRDRKVRISDRNALYALCRSWLKNGYREESQPHYGDASRSLPKPLHLPESSSPERKEIDDETDGEDESALGTLCAEELLQRHVNRAKRVRERLRAERLRRIERYKSRLKLLLPSPLEQCREDAGPP, translated from the exons ATGGACGACCCAAAAACAccgcaacaaccaccacaacaacaacaacaaccaccgcaactaccaccacaacaacaaccacaacaacaactaCCACCACAACAACTTCATGTATTCcgacaatttcaacaacaacaaaaggcAGCAGTAATGGCGCGTTTTCCCTCCAACATCGACGCTCATTTACTCCCTCTCGGCTCCAATCGCCCTCTCCTTATCCCCCCGAACCCTAACCCTAGCCCTAATTTCACCccgccaccgccaccgccaccgccgCAGCCGCATCTTCTAAAACTGAAGGTAAACTCTTCGCCGCAGTCGCCGTCGTCGCATCCGATTCATCCGCCACTCGATGTTTGGCGCCTTCAATCTAACCTCAAGCGTCCTTTCGATGTTCCTCTTAG TGATAAAGTTGCTGATGATGCTGTTTTCACTGTAAGAGACAGGAAG GTCAGGATATCAGATAGGAATGCCCTTTATGCCCTTTGTCGATCTTGGTTGAAGAATGGTTATCGTGAAGAAAGTCAG CCGCATTATGGTGACGCTTCAAGGTCTCTTCCTAAACCACTGCATTTGCCTGAATCTTCCTCACCAGAGAGAAAAGAGATAGATGATGAAACAGATGGCGAG GACGAGAGTGCATTAGGGACTTTATGTGCAGAAGAGCTACTACAAAGGCATGTTAATCGAGCTAAGAGAGTTAGAGAAAG ATTGAGGGCAGAACGGTTGCGACGTATTGAGAGGTATAAAAGCAggcttaaactgcttcttccttCACCATTAGAGCAATGCCGGGAAGACGCAGGCCCTCCATGA
- the LOC141622462 gene encoding uncharacterized protein LOC141622462 isoform X1, translated as MISPGFKSVAAMAGWDEEALLLASLIVEDTPERDAKNKKRSDLQFKSPPSSSRRKRRARRRSPVSMSIAVLNLDEDESTDTTDKGNEKREECSRNELPQKIERGLEKAEDGKEKKAEFSKSDLQEKVITDQGKAGEGSSAAASSSSTTLPCVDRLREELSCAICLDICFEPSTTPCGHSFCKKCLKNAADKCGKRCPKCRQLISNGRSCTINTVLWNTIQLLFPVEVEARKATEMLNSRETERQNPEATKQPESSSRATRRLRALGSTNFSRREDGPRNRGGGVVATQDEDAALALRLQREEFMDIYRGSSLARDNLRAMAQRAVNLRVRHRAV; from the exons ATGATCAGTCCAGGGTTTAAATCAGTAGCAGCAATGGCTGGTTGGGATGAAGAAGCCCTTTTGCTTGCTAGTCTCATTGTTGAAGATACACCGGAACGAGACGCCAAGAACAAGAAACGTTCCGATTTGCAGTTCAAGTCTCCTCCTTCAAGTTCAAGAAG GAAACGGAGGGCACGTCGTAGAAGCCCAGTTTCGATGTCGATTGCAGTTCTCAACCTCGATGAAGATGAATCTACTGATACCACTGATAAAG GAAATGAAAAGAGGGAAGAATGCTCTAGGAATGAATTGCCTCAGAAAATTGAAAGAGGTCTAGAAAAAGCTGAAGACG GGAAAGAAAAGAAAGCGGAATTTTCAAAAAGCGATTTGCAGGAGAAGGTTATAACAGATCAGGGAAAAGCAGGAGAGGGTAGTTCTGCTGCTGCTAGCTCGAGTTCTACGACACTTCCATGTGTTGATCGTCTTAGAGAAGAACTTTCATGTGCT ATTTGCTTGGACATCTGTTTTGAACCTAGCACTACTCCTTGTGGGCACAG TTTTTGCAAGAAATGCTTGAAAAATGCAGCTGATAAGTGTGGCAAAAGATGTCCAAAATGCAGGCAGCTGATCAG CAACGGAAGATCATGCACTATAAACACGGTCCTTTGGAATACCATCCAACTTCTATTTCCTGTAGAAGTCGAGGCAAGGAAAGCCACTGAAATGCTTAACAGTCGAGAGACTGAACGTCAAAACCCTGAAGCGACCAAACAACCAGAGAGTAGTTCACGGGCCACGAGAAGATTAAGGGCATTGGGCTCTACTAATTTCAGCAGAAGAGAAGACGGACCGAGAAATAGAGGAGGGGGAGTTGTTGCAACACAAGATGAAGATGCAGCATTGGCATTGAGGTTGCAAAGGGAAGAGTTCATGGATATATACAGAGGGTCAAGCTTAGCCAGAGATAACTTGAGAGCAATGGCACAAAGGGCTGTTAATCTTCGCGTTAGGCACCGAGCTGTGTAG
- the LOC141622462 gene encoding uncharacterized protein LOC141622462 isoform X2, with product MISPGFKSVAAMAGWDEEALLLASLIVEDTPERDAKNKKRSDLQFKSPPSSSRRKRRARRRSPVSMSIAVLNLDEDESTDTTDKGKEKKAEFSKSDLQEKVITDQGKAGEGSSAAASSSSTTLPCVDRLREELSCAICLDICFEPSTTPCGHSFCKKCLKNAADKCGKRCPKCRQLISNGRSCTINTVLWNTIQLLFPVEVEARKATEMLNSRETERQNPEATKQPESSSRATRRLRALGSTNFSRREDGPRNRGGGVVATQDEDAALALRLQREEFMDIYRGSSLARDNLRAMAQRAVNLRVRHRAV from the exons ATGATCAGTCCAGGGTTTAAATCAGTAGCAGCAATGGCTGGTTGGGATGAAGAAGCCCTTTTGCTTGCTAGTCTCATTGTTGAAGATACACCGGAACGAGACGCCAAGAACAAGAAACGTTCCGATTTGCAGTTCAAGTCTCCTCCTTCAAGTTCAAGAAG GAAACGGAGGGCACGTCGTAGAAGCCCAGTTTCGATGTCGATTGCAGTTCTCAACCTCGATGAAGATGAATCTACTGATACCACTGATAAAG GGAAAGAAAAGAAAGCGGAATTTTCAAAAAGCGATTTGCAGGAGAAGGTTATAACAGATCAGGGAAAAGCAGGAGAGGGTAGTTCTGCTGCTGCTAGCTCGAGTTCTACGACACTTCCATGTGTTGATCGTCTTAGAGAAGAACTTTCATGTGCT ATTTGCTTGGACATCTGTTTTGAACCTAGCACTACTCCTTGTGGGCACAG TTTTTGCAAGAAATGCTTGAAAAATGCAGCTGATAAGTGTGGCAAAAGATGTCCAAAATGCAGGCAGCTGATCAG CAACGGAAGATCATGCACTATAAACACGGTCCTTTGGAATACCATCCAACTTCTATTTCCTGTAGAAGTCGAGGCAAGGAAAGCCACTGAAATGCTTAACAGTCGAGAGACTGAACGTCAAAACCCTGAAGCGACCAAACAACCAGAGAGTAGTTCACGGGCCACGAGAAGATTAAGGGCATTGGGCTCTACTAATTTCAGCAGAAGAGAAGACGGACCGAGAAATAGAGGAGGGGGAGTTGTTGCAACACAAGATGAAGATGCAGCATTGGCATTGAGGTTGCAAAGGGAAGAGTTCATGGATATATACAGAGGGTCAAGCTTAGCCAGAGATAACTTGAGAGCAATGGCACAAAGGGCTGTTAATCTTCGCGTTAGGCACCGAGCTGTGTAG